The Phenylobacterium koreense genome window below encodes:
- a CDS encoding methyltransferase family protein: protein MMRILPPILVLGLLILMALLRAGAPGPIIPPPWPWLGMVPLLAGLALLIAGSGRFREVGTNIKTFDEPDVLVTDGPFRFSRNPMYLGFLLLLTGVAAIMGAGSPFVGPLVFALAAGLWYIPYEERAMRAKFGEAYEAYARRVRRWI from the coding sequence ATGATGAGGATATTGCCGCCCATATTGGTCCTGGGCCTGTTGATCCTGATGGCCCTGCTGAGGGCTGGCGCGCCGGGCCCGATCATTCCGCCGCCTTGGCCGTGGCTGGGCATGGTCCCGTTGCTGGCGGGCCTGGCGCTGCTGATCGCGGGGTCAGGGCGGTTCAGAGAGGTCGGGACCAATATCAAGACCTTCGACGAGCCGGATGTCCTCGTCACCGACGGGCCGTTCCGTTTCAGCCGCAACCCGATGTACCTGGGCTTCCTCCTGCTCCTGACGGGCGTGGCTGCGATCATGGGGGCGGGCAGCCCCTTCGTCGGCCCGCTGGTCTTCGCGCTCGCCGCAGGGCTCTGGTACATCCCATATGAGGAACGTGCGATGCGCGCCAAATTCGGCGAGGCCTACGAGGCCTATGCCCGGAGGGTGCGCCGCTGGATCTGA